One part of the Trypanosoma brucei brucei TREU927 chromosome 4, complete sequence genome encodes these proteins:
- a CDS encoding dihydroxyacetone phosphate acyltransferase, putative (similar to Dihydroxyacetone phosphate acyltransferase (EC 2.3.1.42) (DHAP-AT)(DAP-AT) (Glycerone-phosphate O-acyltransferase) (Acyl-CoA:dihydroxyacetonephosphateacyltransferase). (Swiss-Prot:O15228) [Homo sapiens]): MKQGNGATHSIPHNVPFRRIVILSDYGSPWLNAVTAVTCATLPCLSALSNGWCEKRGNVVVASKLDSPRVLIPAEAGVAPDGTSCSSLSSLSAVCRDLADGRNIASRIFFTADAASNPRAQTFAPSVEDDLFVYVSAWSGEKDAAHLALRSLSNMFGATSFGIGASGVLTGPCGVPRLIILADESTRNSVCETARHLSNWCVLSCIVPSFAPPAFNHQLAASVVRECDVVCGVLECVALGVALGTVKRLPFGFMDPVCVMPLDAAISTALIAFLQRLKGGPAAVCGGTSATIIIGSPSDSAFVWGMFAQYLMDYYGRVGLLALKESQLRWLFDTSPALQLNADFMNWVNYGTSTMMPFRCYYDNAAARRRKQLMEHYPHSNVARKVCGTLTNIDTRIHNMVKLTQHSEPTGQHDGERVNKQGKPNTAGFYSDLLRAVEQDAALRPLYPYISLSCIRWDVFVKVIAQSVLEHAARQIAGHPTVVPPPLPLYHNDIIFYGPQRAPRNCLLTRFFPESVRWAQRSGLRPNGVLVAAEPGLTEESLACILQRPSIIQVVKKTAKAEGVTEEDVLRRATAILRGMGDNLNQLNVRVFGLMVRKALFRLFDRVSLNASAFERLHAATTQPRTHVMLLPAHRSYIDFIIMTYLLLVMGLTLPHVCAGDDFLRMGQITKLMRGSGAFFIRRTFRDDPLYTALFKEYIHNLVLRKQMIEFFIEGTRSRTGKTQRPMLGVLKFIADTLVNAQEAIDDVCILPVSLSYDELLETKLYAAEQLGLSKPRESVGNLVRASSVLSRRHGKIHVHVAEPLSLRSFCHNPSQCPEGFEPVTGGVTAAAPNKSSDGEGARSPSHIPKQVLTNIAWHVTHTLQDNTIITPTALLAAVLGTLSPPAGCMSLREAQAKMLWLRDHIIRRRAHVSEDCVNNNGEELSRMALFHLAEFVETRVEAGETWVAMRQDSRAPLGVAICSNQLIHVFVDEGVVALVARASGELSDNKKTARVSTDLLKRECELLRTLLAGEFQDYLPWCPYTYASWFKYAVTRLLAHDDIHNDGTVTLEGGGSAESTNKVKKGGTYAVASEPRLHDSEDIVIHFTRRFRFITGILYPFVESLYVVSVAVAAVAETHVEHLLRRRPLLLACQKWALELCNEKRLVVHIQSCGSVALKSAFTSIMEFIGLKSRTEEKDLVYILPIPPNGLETQLQPVTEQLKKLLRPLIEVKEEEEREARNHMVNVYKKIQMSSKRASRM; this comes from the coding sequence ATGAAACAAGGTAACGGGGCCACACACTCCATTCCCCACAATGTGCCCTTCCGACGCATTGTTATTCTTTCTGACTATGGATCACCTTGGCTCAACGCGGTAACGGCCGTAACATGCGCAACGCTGCCATGTCTTTCGGCACTCTCCAATGGGTGGTGTGAGAAGCGTGGAaacgttgttgttgccagTAAACTGGATAGCCCGCGCGTCCTCATTCCGGCCGAGGCAGGTGTTGCACCGGACGGCACCTCGTGCTCGTCACTTTCCTCGTTATCTGCAGTGTGTCGGGATTTAGCTGACGGCCGTAACATTGCCAGTCGTATCTTTTTTACCGCGGATGCGGCCAGCAATCCGCGAGCGCAGACTTTTGCACCAAGCGTGGAAGATGacttgtttgtgtatgtgtcgGCGTGGAGTGGTGAAAAGGACGCCGCCCATCTTGCTCTTCGTTCCCTTTCCAACATGTTTGGTGCCACCAGCTTCGGCATTGGCGCATCGGGTGTCCTCACAGGACCGTGTGGCGTTCCTCGGCTTATTATTCTGGCAGACGAATCCACACGAAACTCAGTCTGCGAAACTGCTCGGCATCTCAGCAATTGGTGCGTCCTCTCGTGCATTGTGCCAAGTTTCGCTCCCCCGGCCTTCAACCACCAGCTTGCTGCTTCGGTCGTGCGGGAATGCGATGTCGTATGCGGGGTTCTGGAGTGTGTTGCGCTCGGCGTGGCTCTGGGAACGGTAAAGCGACTTCCGTTCGGTTTTATGGACCCCGTATGTGTTATGCCCCTTGATGCTGCTATCAGTACTGCTCTGATTGCATTCCTGCAGCGTTTGAAAGGGGGTCCTGCAGCAGTCTGTGGGGGTACGAGcgccactattattatagGCTCTCCCAGTGACAGCGCTTTCGTGTGGGGCATGTTTGCTCAATACCTGATGGATTATTATGGTCGTGTGGGTCTTCTCGCACTGAAGGAATCCCAGTTACGTTGGCTGTTTGATACCTCGCCAGCGCTGCAGCTGAATGCAGACTTTATGAATTGGGTGAACTATGGCACATCGACAATGATGCCTTTTCGGTGCTACTATGATAATGCCGCGGCGCGGCGCCGGAAGCAGTTGATGGAGCACTATCCCCATTCAAATGTAGCTAGGAAGGTTTGTGGGACATTAACGAACATTGACACGCGCATCCACAATATGGTAAAGTTGACTCAACACTCTGAGCCAACAGGGCAACATGATGGCGAGCGGGTGAACAAGCAGGGGAAGCCCAACACGGCGGGGTTTTACAGTGACTTGCTTCGGGCTGTAGAACAAGATGCCGCGTTACGGCCTCTCTACCCGTACATCTCGTTGAGTTGCATAAGGTGGGATGTTTTTGTGAAGGTTATTGCCCAATCCGTGCTGGAGCATGCGGCACGCCAGATCGCAGGGCATCCAACTGTGGTCCCTCCGCCTCTTCCTTTGTATCATAACGACATCATATTTTACGGCCCGCAGCGGGCTCCGCGGAACTGTCTCCTCACTCGATTCTTCCCAGAAAGCGTTCGGTGGGCACAGCGCTCAGGTTTACGGCCGAACGGGGTGCTTGTAGCGGCAGAACCCGGGCTCACAGAAGAGTCATTGGCGTGTATACTTCAGCGCCCAAGTATAATTCAGGTGGTTAAGAAAACTGCAAAAGCAGAGGGCGTAACGGAGGAAGATGTCTTGAGGCGGGCGACAGCAATCTTGCGCGGTATGGGTGATAATCTGAATCAGCTCAATGTCCGCGTCTTCGGCCTTATGGTGCGGAAGGCGCTGTTCAGGCTCTTCGACAGAGTGAGCCTGAACGCCTCCGCCTTCGAACGGCTCCATGCTGCAACTACGCAACCGAGGACCCATGTCATGTTGCTACCAGCACACAGGTCATATATAGATTTCATCATAATGACCTATTTGCTCCTGGTGATGGGTCTGACCCTACCGCACGTATGTGCAGGTGATGATTTCCTTCGAATGGGCCAGATAACTAAATTGATGCGTGGTAGCGGCGCCTTTTTCATACGGCGGACATTCCGCGACGATCCCCTGTACACTGCACTCTTCAAAGAGTACATTCACAACCTTGTCCTTCGAAAGCAAATGATCGAATTCTTCATTGAAGGAACTCGAAGCCGCACGGGCAAAACGCAACGCCCCATGCTCGGGGTCCTAAAGTTCATTGCCGACACCTTGGTTAACGCACAAGAGGCTATCGATGACGTTTGCATCCTTCCAGTCAGTTTGTCTTATGATGAACTACTAGAAACGAAGTTGTATGCGGCGGAGCAGCTCGGGTTGTCAAAACCAAGGGAGAGTGTTGGAAACCTTGTGCGTGCAAGTTCCGTGCTCAGCAGGAGGCATGGGAAGATTCATGTCCATGTTGCCGAACCCCTCTCATTGCGATCCTTCTGCCACAATCCAAGCCAATGCCCCGAGGGGTTTGAGCCGGTAACAGGAGGAGTTACAGCCGCAGCGCCTAACAAAAGTAGCGATGGCGAGGGAGCACGTAGTCCGTCCCATATCCCTAAGCAGGTTTTAACGAACATCGCGTGGCACGTAACGCACACTCTACAAGACAATACAATCATTACGCCAACGGCATTGCTCGCTGCAGTTCTCGGAACCCTTTCCCCTCCGGCAGGGTGCATGTCACTTCGGGAGGCGCAAGCTAAGATGTTGTGGCTCCGTGACCACATTATTAGGAGAAGAGCTCACGTCAGTGAAGATTGTGTAAATAATAACGGTGAGGAACTTTCTCGCATGGCTCTCTTTCATCTTGCGGAGTTTGTAGAGACGCGGGTTGAAGCTGGTGAGACATGGGTGGCTATGCGCCAAGACAGCAGGGCTCCATTGGGCGTGGCCATCTGCAGCAACCAGTTAATCCATGTGTTTGTGGACGAAGGCGTTGTGGCGTTAGTAGCGCGTGCGTCAGGGGAGCTCagcgacaacaaaaaaacagcgcGTGTGTCAACTGATCTCTTGAAGCGTGAATGTGAGCTGCTGCGCACGTTGCTCGCAGGGGAGTTTCAGGACTACCTTCCTTGGTGCCCATATACATATGCATCATGGTTCAAATATGCTGTAACACGGCTACTCGCTCACGATGACATCCACAACGATGGGACAGTTACTTTAGAAGGAGGCGGTTCCGCCGAAAGCACCAACAAGGTGAAAAAAGGTGGCACATATGCGGTTGCGAGTGAACCCCGCTTGCATGACAGCGAAGATATCGTGATTCACTTCACACGCCGGTTTCGATTCATTACCGGTATCCTCTATCCATTTGTAGAGTCCCTATATGTTGTCAGCGTTGCAgtggctgccgttgctgaAACACATGTAGAACATCTGCTTCGTAGGAGACCACTGTTGTTGGCATGTCAGAAATGGGCCTTGGAACTATGCAATGAGAAGCGACTTGTTGTGCATATACAATCCTGTGGAAGTGTTGCGCTGAAGAGTGCCTTCACCAGCATTATGGAATTCATTGGTCTCAAGTCGCGTACCGAAGAAAAGGACCTCGTGTACATCCTTCCAATACCACCAAATGGTCTGGAAACGCAATTGCAGCCAGTGACGGAGCAGTTGAAGAAGTTACTGCGCCCCCTCATAGAagtaaaagaggaggaagagcgaGAGGCGCGAAATCACATGGTTAACGTCTATAAAAAAATCCAAATGAGTTCCAAGCGGGCATCAAGGATGTAG
- a CDS encoding ubiquitin-conjugating enzyme E2, putative, which translates to MPAPPAASGVRRLQKELRDITLDPPPYCNAAPSSESIFTWYFTLDGLPQTPYEGGRYVGELRFPPEYPMKAPKIIMLTPSGRFVINSPICLTITDFHPEEWSPMWGVRTIITGLLSFMVSEESGLGGMTATAESRRALAAESHRYNVERVPVYKELFNSEYQKDLKKLNEEAEALRKNCGDVSEHLGNKTTNAGRAQLRGIVASIVVLVALAVGLLVLRN; encoded by the coding sequence ATGCCGGCGCCGCCAGCGGCATCCGGTGTGCGTCGCCTGCAGAAGGAGTTACGCGACATCACCCTGGACCCTCCACCGTATTGTAACGCTGCTCCTTCGTCGGAAAGCATTTTCACGTGGTATTTCACCCTCGATGGACTACCTCAGACGCCTTATGAAGGTGGTCGATATGTTGGGGAGCTGAGGTTCCCACCTGAATATCCGATGAAGGCACCCAAAATAATTATGCTGACGCCGAGTGGACGGTTTGTTATTAACAGTCCCATTTGCCTTACCATAACTGATTTTCATCCGGAAGAGTGGAGCCCAATGTGGGGGGTGCGGACAATAATCACTGGTTTGCTTTCATTCATGGTCAGTGAGGAAAGTGGGTTGGGCGGGATGACGGCAACTGCAGAGAGTCGAAGGGCTCTGGCTGCAGAAAGTCATCGCTATAATGTGGAGCGTGTGCCGGTATACAAGGAATTGTTCAACAGCGAGTACCagaaagatttaaaaaaattgaacgAGGAAGCAGAGGCATTGCGCAAGAACTGTGGTGACGTTAGCGAGCATTTGGGTAACAAAACCACCAACGCAGGCAGGGCGCAGCTGCGTGGAATCGTTGCTTCTATCGTTGTGTTGGTTGCCCTTGCTGTGGGGCTCTTAGTGCTTAGGAATTGA
- a CDS encoding hypothetical protein, conserved (similar to GB:CAB43348.1: ESAG11 protein {Trypanosoma brucei}) — protein sequence MGNKKHMLSKLLFACFVYEGDNMISVGGVVIMFSFLVVACANSGPEGDEKGKGKALTQSDANAICSIVRKLRELRNNVTHNMKFGEKIVEDCEKIVAHYSARVQTKTILVDVLKEVIPEEDEILTEIIKLLSDMKVLKDELRNLVAQMHSSLGYMRLPSWNLLNMSDSYAYWIKDTVESFAHAALSTLSCCLVVDGGATGDCMKNGKRGSVPRDCIVEPLQRSEGSLAEYKNPLDEGLTLTMGNAGNYRNYSEYGCYITTTHQSYTSGRKSLIYELSGGLFYTQNNNVVANFSSIGEEFQELIDLLSASVIKISAGNTSITAQRAVLDRLLLELEERVRYILEKKETTNELTETLGIVKHIHWNDKESNESDSVARVQQTLLGVALLLLPFVFGNS from the coding sequence ATGGGGAATAAGAAGCACATGCTTTCAAAGCtcctttttgcttgttttgtgTATGAAGGTGATAATATGATTTCAGTTGGAGGAGTGGTGATTATGTTTAGTTTTCTGGTGGTGGCATGTGCTAACAGTGGACCGGAGGGTGATGAAAAGGGTAAGGGCAAGGCACTGACACAAAGTGATGCAAATGCCATCTGTAGTATAGTTAGGAAGCTGAGGGAACTGAGGAACAATGTGACACATAATATGAAATTCGGGGAGAAAATAGTGGAAGACTGTGAAAAAATTGTAGCTCACTACAGTGCACGTgttcaaacaaaaacaattttAGTGGATGTTTTGAAAGAAGTAATTCCGGAAGAAGATGAAATTTTAACTGAAATAATAAAGCTTTTGAGCGATATGAAAGTACTGAAAGATGAATTAAGAAATTTAGTTGCGCAAATGCATTCGTCGCTTGGATATATGAGGTTGCCATCGTGGAACCTTCTGAATATGTCTGACTCGTACGCGTACTGGATTAAGGACACGGTGGAGAGTTTTGCCCACGCGGCACTTAGCACTCTAAGTTGTTGTCTTGTGGTGGATGGAGGGGCAACGGGCGATTGCATGAAGAACGGTAAACGCGGCAGTGTTCCCAGAGACTGCATAGTTGAGCCGCTACAGCGCAGCGAGGGTAGCCTTGCTGAGTACAAAAACCCTCTTGATGAAGGACTCACTTTAACGATGGGAAATGCAGGAAACTACAGAAACTACTCGGAGTATGGCTGCTATATCACGACGACACATCAGTCTTACACTTCGGGGAGGAAATCTCTCATTTATGAACTTTCAGGAGGACTCTTTTACACACAGAATAACAACGTCGTTGCCAACTTCAGTTCTATTGGAGAAGAATTTCAGGAACTAATCGATCTGCTGAGTGCCAGCGTCATAAAGATATCTGCAGGAAACACCTCCATCACAGCTCAACGAGCTGTACTCGATAGGTTGCTTCTGGAACTTGAAGAAAGAGTCAGATATATtctggaaaaaaaggaaacaaccaATGAACTTACAGAAACACTAGGAATAGTGAAACATATTCATTGGAATGATAAAGAGAGTAATGAGAGTGACAGTGTAGCAAGGGTTCAGCAAACTCTGCTAGGAGTGGCTCTGCTTCTTCTCCCATTTGTATTTGGAAATAGTTGA
- a CDS encoding expression site-associated gene (ESAG) protein, putative, with translation MKRRGCAGVLLLVALLWGSIRGSQGQQKGVFNITDYQHNTGEFEILCKIYRITQAKVPRPEFRNREKEDEIMKRFEVMVSEARANGKETSVSQKAREGIEKLYKRAKAVKGEIDRNRKRAMRESSKAEESMMKAVYGDLVDEAHKTNRPIDDIMETNKSLLFNSNESALESCGSNGNETGKTLVNDFFCVCVGEAKDEANSSSYYYNGHSSPCRTYLRRPEKNKWTGMSNECALAEEKCEVNSSMTLKDAWQVVKRGCVYRHIASNSKLLKAALEEFDKSVNMRQDKFQVEGVFGHVNDTSNETFLCDGHRPGTTCVNYKHTLSHGGIPWHNRLTNATKNMEDMEKYESEANSHIYELEDLQHDAEEMFLEYKLGGNIDIWGKAENLDVDTEGDAHFDLMVSIFVLLVFS, from the coding sequence ATGAAGAGACGTGGTTGCGCTGGGGTGCTATTGTTGGTTGCTCTTTTATGGGGATCAATAAGAGGAAGTCAGGGTCAACAGAAGGGTGTTTTCAACATTACTGATTACCAACACAACACCGGAGAGTTTGAGATCCTTTGTAAGATTTACAGGATCACTCAAGCAAAGGTGCCAAGGCCGGAATTTAGAAACcgtgagaaggaagatgaGATTATGAAGAGGTTCGAGGTAATGGTGAGTGAGGCGAGAGCgaacggaaaagaaacttcTGTGAGCCAAAAGGCGCGTGAAGGGATTGAGAAACTATACAAAAGAGCAAAAGCGGTGAAGGGAGAGATTGACAGGAATAGAAAGAGGGCGATGCGGGAGAGCAGTAAGGCTGAGGAGAGCATGATGAAAGCTGTGTATGGTGATTTAGTGGATGAGGCACATAAGACCAACAGACCCATTGACGATATTATGGAAACTAATAAAAGTTTACTGTTCAACAGCAATGAATCTGCTCTGGAAAGCTGTGGAAGCAACGGTAATGAAACTGGAAAAACACTTGTTAACgactttttttgtgtatgtgtgggagAGGCGAAAGACGAGGcgaacagcagcagctacTATTACAACGGGCATAGTTCGCCCTGCAGGACCTACTTGAGGCGaccagaaaaaaataagtggaCGGGCATGAGCAATGAGTGCGCCTTGGCCGAAGAGAAATGTGAGGTTAATTCATCAATGACACTCAAAGATGCTTGGCAAGTGGTAAAGCGCGGATGCGTGTACAGGCACATTGCATCCAACTCAAAGCTGTTAAAGGCTGCATTGGAGGAGTTTGATAAATCTGTTAACATGAGGCAGGACAAGTTTCAGGTGGAAGGCGTATTTGGCCACGTGAATGATACGAGTAATGAAACATTTCTATGTGATGGCCACAGACCCGGAACAACGTGTGTGAATTACAAACACACCTTATCCCATGGCGGCATACCGTGGCACAATCGTCTCACCAATGCCACAAAGAACATGGAAGACATGGAGAAGTATGAAAGTGAAGCAAACTCCCATATTTACGAGTTGGAAGATTTACAGCATGACGCTGAGGAAATGTTTCTTGAGTACAAACTTGGAGGAAACATAGATATCTGGGGCAAGGCAGAAAATTTGGATGTTGACACGGAGGGTGATGCCCATTTCGATTTAATGGTGagcatttttgttttgttggtgttttcgtAA
- a CDS encoding hypothetical protein, conserved (similar to PIR:S48172: variable surface glycoprotein (clone BENat 1){Trypanosoma congolense}) — protein sequence MKEIIVTFLLTAFGAFHLVCGEDSKLVNEKEFNQMCEILRLAEGEPEKIMEEPANLTSIIDRLQMFVKATYVKDSLYKEAMERRKGTVNNSGAAKMSMHRANDIIRWRVTHEKLIKLAEKATILVSGIREERRLANVSRKFALERMAQVVYGANAGRLMEKEEFEKFAVHTGDTLIGNSAEETCGAGYHPSTEDAMAGRSLVGDFFCLCVGEENNETVCHKSIKGPGRKKLWKNVSYDGSDVAFGPGWFKIKDEACPKNENLKLITPEKIQDAVREFNKLLGRQRENIIMNMKESEGFRTYVFGRAKKIHTGVFDRSENICTGKNDQMCVNYAYRLLTQKGIEWQLRLLDAEKYLVEMERHNKEAKVLLGRLWKLAENMKSAAAKINLNLEHLMMESEVNEVEEDGAGFSISLTVLAMMALTAFVA from the coding sequence ATGAAGGAAATCATAGTGACATTCTTGTTAACGGCCTTTGGTGCCTTCCACTTGGTGTGTGGAGAGGATTCAAAGTTagtgaatgaaaaagagttCAACCAAATGTGTGAGATATTGAGGTTGGCGGAGGGGGAACCagagaaaataatggaaGAGCCTGCGAATCTAACGAGTATCATCGACAGGCTACAGATGTTTGTGAAAGCGACATACGTGAAGGATTCCTTGTATAAAGAAGCTatggaaaggaggaaaggaacagTTAACAATAGTGGGGCCGCTAAGATGAGTATGCATCGTGCAAATGATATTATTCGGTGGAGGGTAACACATGAGAAGTTAATAAAACTAGCGGAAAAGGCAACCATACTCGTGAGTGGAATAAGAGAGGAACGGCGCCTGGCGAATGTGTCAAGGAAATTTGCACTCGAAAGAATGGCGCAAGTCGTTTATGGGGCGAATGCTGGGAGGCtgatggagaaggaggagtttGAAAAGTTTGCGGTGCACACCGGAGACACTTTAATAGGAAACTCCGCAGAGGAAACGTGCGGAGCTGGGTATCATCCCTCGACTGAGGATGCCATGGCTGGGCGTTCGCTCGTGGGGgactttttttgcttgtgcgTTGGAGAAGAGAATAATGAGACCGTTTGTCACAAAAGTATCAAGGGGCCGGGTAGAAAGAAACTGTGGAAAAATGTGTCGTATGATGGAAGTGATGTGGCTTTTGGCCCCGGCTGGTTTAAGATAAAGGATGAAGCCTGtccaaaaaatgaaaatttgAAATTGATAACGCCAGAAAAAATCCAAGATGCAGTGAGGGAGTTCAATAAGCTTCTTGGAAGGCAGAGGGAGAATATAATCATGAACATGAAAGAATCGGAGGGATTTCGGACCTACGTGTTTgggagagcaaaaaaaatacatacgGGTGTTTTTGACCGCAGCGAAAACATATGCACGGGGAAGAATGACCAAATGTGCGTGAATTATGCGTATAGACTTCTGACGCAGAAGGGAATTGAGTGGCAGCTGAGGTTGCTGGATGCGGAGAAGTACCTggtggaaatggaaaggcACAATAAGGAGGCAAAGGTTTTGCTTGGAAGGCTGTGGAAATTAGCGGAGAATATGAAAagtgcagcagcaaagaTTAACTTGAATTTGGAACACTTAATGATGGAGAGTGAAGTGAACGAGGTGGAAGAGGATGGGGCCGGCTTTTCAATATCTTTGACTGTTTTAGCAATGATGGCGCTGACTGCCTTTGTCGCTTAA
- a CDS encoding mitochondrial ATP-dependent zinc metallopeptidase, putative (similar to SP:Q9Y4W6: AFG3-like protein 2 (EC 3.4.24.-) (Paraplegin-like protein). [Human] {Homo sapiens}(PMID:11549317)): MFRIPRSAHLSFAAAALQTSKCFCATGSNSDGKADAPKEGEKATVAGGVSSKSRSNNNTSNTNTSDSNAAVGRAPGLSSEKRYPKGFEAFYSVSLLRRLPFSRPSSESVNRAYAMSSDERMLIAIISAKARKARRVRMLVIFSCLFGVTMAVRFYFLHSRAEGDISGYTTVEVDLAGHRAVFRGQKGEALGVRNFVDYRAFEASCDSNKDILVGIQTYYPWVPMLLLCLLPLLALTHSLFNTSARLASLTAEKSSYSFKRELSVATRLSDVAGLTEAKHEVVEVIDFLKNPSRYQALGAKLPKGVLLDGPPGVGKTLLAKAIAGEAMVPFLSCSGSEFEEVYVGVGAQRARELFKQAHECKPCVVFVDEIDAFGRKRKSDSGGSLRGTLNAFLSEMDGFKDSTGIMVLAATNRADILDNALTRSGRFDRKITLEKPSHKDRVAIAEVHLAPLKLEPSGTIRGFAETVAALTPGCSGADIFNICNEAAIQAAREGKEYVSTRHFHQAVDRVLVGLEKSAVKLSDAERERISFHEAGKVVLHWFQEKTDPVIKTTILPRGQHRSGVTQKLPQTAFISTQEQLMQGMVAQLGGYVAEEYFFKDVSTSAADDVQHATNRARQVVCTYGMDPENIGHFGYNLDQEDSIQKPFGPLKEDIVDEAVHKLITEALNRARSILKQYLREVRALAGLLARQETLTAHELWLLLGDRPVMTKEFRTYLES, from the coding sequence ATGTTTAGGATACCCCGATCAGCCCACTTGTCATTTGCCGCGGCGGCCCTTCAAACATCCAAGTGTTTTTGTGCAACTGGCAGCAATAGTGACGGAAAGGCCGACGCACCGAAGGAGGGCGAGAAGGCAACAGTTGCAGGAGGTGTTTCCTCAAAGtccagaagcaacaacaataccaGCAATACCAACACCAGTGATAGCAATGCCGCTGTCGGGCGCGCGCCGGGGCTCTCATCTGAGAAACGCTACCCCAAAGGTTTTGAGGCATTTTACTCGGTGTCGTTACTGCGGAGGCTTCCATTTTCACGCCCTTCTTCGGAATCTGTGAATCGTGCCTACGCAATGTCTTCTGACGAGCGTATGCTCATAGCCATTATTTCAGCCAAGGCACGCAAGGCGAGACGTGTACGGATGTTGGTCATCttttcgtgtttgtttggAGTCACGATGGCGGTgcgcttttactttttgcatTCGCGCGCAGAAGGGGACATCAGTGGCTATACCACTGTGGAAGTGGATTTGGCGGGACACAGGGCGGTCTTCCGTGGGCAAAAGGGCGAGGCTCTTGGCGTACGGAACTTCGTAGATTACAGGGCTTTTGAAGCTTCATGTGATAGTAACAAGGATATACTCGTTGGAATCCAAACGTATTACCCATGGGTGCCTATGTTACTCCTTTGTCTCCTGCCCCTTTTGGCCCTAACGCATTCCTTATTTAACACATCGGCCAGGCTCGCATCCCTCACGGCAGAGAAGAGTAGTTATTCATTCAAGCGTGAACTTTCCGTTGCCACTCGGCTAAGTGATGTGGCGGGGTTAACTGAGGCAAAACACGAGGTGGTTGAAGTGATTGATTTCTTGAAGAACCCCAGCCGCTACCAGGCACTTGGGGCCAAACTTCCCAAAGGCGTTCTGCTTGACGGGCCACCTGGTGTGGGGAAAACACTTCTCGCGAAAGCCATTGCTGGTGAGGCCATGGTTCCTTTTCTCAGTTGTTCTGGAAGTGAGTTTGAGGAAGTGTACGTCGGCGTTGGAGCGCAGCGTGCTCGGGAACTCTTCAAACAAGCTCACGAGTGCAAGCCGTGCGTCGTTTTTGTGGATGAAATCGATGCCTtcgggaggaaaagaaaatccgACTCCGGAGGGAGCCTGCGAGGTACGCTGAATGCGTTTCTTTCTGAAATGGATGGTTTCAAGGATTCCACAGGAATAATGGTACTGGCAGCCACTAATCGTGCCGACATTCTCGACAACGCCCTCACGCGCTCCGGGCGTTTCGACCGAAAGATAACGCTGGAAAAACCTTCACATAAGGATAGGGTTGCCATCGCCGAGGTTCACTTGGCTCCACTTAAGCTTGAGCCGTCGGGAACTATTCGGGGCTTCGCAGAAACCGTCGCCGCGCTTACCCCTGGATGCAGTGGTGCGGATATATTTAACATTTGCAACGAGGCCGCTATCCAAGCCgcgagggagggaaaggaatacGTCTCAACACGCCATTTCCACCAAGCAGTGGACCGAGTGCTAGTTGGATTGGAGAAGAGTGCAGTGAAGCTGAGCGATGCAGAGCGGGAGCgcatttcatttcatgaAGCGGGTAAGGTCGTTCTTCATTGGTTTCAAGAGAAAACCGATCCCGTCATCAAAACCACTATCCTTCCTCGTGGGCAGCATCGCTCCGGCGTAACCCAAAAGTTGCCTCAAACCGCTTTTATTTCGACGCAGGAACAACTCATGCAAGGTATGGTGGCACAGTTGGGAGGCTACGTAGCGGAGGAGTACTTCTTTAAGGACGTCTCAACATCTGCTGCAGATGATGTGCAGCATGCTACAAACAGGGCGCGACAGGTGGTCTGCACATACGGGATGGATCCCGAGAATATTGGTCACTTTGGTTACAACTTAGACCAGGAAGACAGCATTCAGAAACCGTTTGGACCATTAAAGGAGGATATTGTGGATGAGGCCGTTCACAAGCTCATCACCGAGGCGCTCAACAGGGCGCGGTCCATATTAAAACAATATCTTAGGGAGGTGCGTGCACTGGCGGGCCTTTTGGCAAGACAAGAGACACTTACAGCGCACGAGCTTTGGCTTTTACTTGGCGACCGTCCTGTCATGACAAAAGAGTTCCGCACTTATCTGGAGAGCTAA